In Waddliaceae bacterium, the genomic stretch CATACCAGCGCTGCAAGAAAATATATGCGAAATATATCGAAGAGCACCCTCTTCGCATCGAGTATTACCGCGACAAAATCCCTATGTTCGAGAAGTTCAATATCGACCGCGAGATCGACAAAAGCCTCAACCGCAAGATATGGCTTCATAGTGGAGGATATCTTTTCTTCGAAAGGACTGAAGCTATGTGGACCATCGACGTCAACTCTGGCAGAAGCAAGAGTGTCAACAGTGACGTTGAAGAGGTAATCGTCCGCATTAATCTCGAAGCTGCCGATGAGATAGCTCGGCAGATGCGTCTCCGTAATGTCGGTGGTCTTATAATTTGCGACTTTATTGACATGCGCTTCAGAAAGAACAAGCGTCGTGTTCTCGAACGTCTCAAGGATTGCATGAAAGAAGACTCAGCAAAATGCACCATCTTGAGGATGAGCGATTTTGGGCTTATAGAGATGACGCGTCAGCGCAACAGAGAATCGTTGACACAGACGATGTTCATAGGATGTCCTTACTGCCGCGGTTCTGGCACGATAAAGACTCACGAGAGTGTATCTATCGAGATCGAGCGTGCTTTCAAGAAGGCCCTCTTTGTTAATAAGCAGTTCGGCCTTAAACTTGTATGCCATCCTGCTCTCGATGCATACCTCGATGTCCAAGACAAAGAGTATCTCCTTGCTTTTGCCGATGACAACAATGCGCGTCTTGAATTTGGTGTTGACGATGCATACCATCTCAATACTTTCGAGATATTTTCTACTATATCAGGAGACGTTTTAGAGGTTTGAGATCTGGTCAATATGATGAAAGCTACTATCAATCACAATGTTTTCTTTTGAGGAGTCTTTGCCATGAAAAAATGCCGGCATCTCTTCAATAAAAAGCGCTGGCTTTTTGTATTTTTCATGCTTTTCTCAGCGTTGTTAATATATCTCGATCCTCCTCATGAAGATTCTTCGTCTTCGACGATAGCTTGTGACACTATAGGCCTAGCGATATATTCTATGCGCAATGACCCTAACGTTATAAAACGAGAAGTTACAACGCGTGCCATAGCCCTTACAGTTCCTCTTTTCAGCACTGCCGACGTAATATGTAATAGTTTTATGACGGCACGCGCTTACTATCGGCGTGCAACTTCCGACACTGCTGTGGAAAAGAGAGCGGAGGCGATGTCGTCGTCATACCTTTCAAAACAGACGCTTCGCAATATCCTCGTCACTACCGGTGGTGGTATTGCCGGGGCCATATCACCGAAGTTCATAACAAAACATTTGGGATGTTACACCGACGAGATTTTTCCTCGCACAGAACCTTATATCATCGGAGATATTTATAAAACTCTCGATGTCATCGACAAAATTTTCAAGAAGCATAGCATCACATACTGGGCGACAGGAGGAACGGCGTTAGGGGCGGT encodes the following:
- a CDS encoding ribonuclease E/G, with the translated sequence MEEILLNIESKERRYAHLKNGKLYDLVVERKKSRQLTGNIYKGKVINILQNIQSAFIDIDEGENGFIHISDILENTAKFEKMFDMDFDAKASAKDDATSSQDIVKLLDVDQPVLVQVVKEPIGSKGARLTSNVSIAGRYLVLLPNTPHRGVSRKIEDRNIRDRLKRTIRAFEMPQDMGLICRTASRQATTEMLIAEATELLTSWNEVMEKFNKSPAPNLLFEESDLIKRSVITAIDKKLTRLLIDDYDTYQRCKKIYAKYIEEHPLRIEYYRDKIPMFEKFNIDREIDKSLNRKIWLHSGGYLFFERTEAMWTIDVNSGRSKSVNSDVEEVIVRINLEAADEIARQMRLRNVGGLIICDFIDMRFRKNKRRVLERLKDCMKEDSAKCTILRMSDFGLIEMTRQRNRESLTQTMFIGCPYCRGSGTIKTHESVSIEIERAFKKALFVNKQFGLKLVCHPALDAYLDVQDKEYLLAFADDNNARLEFGVDDAYHLNTFEIFSTISGDVLEV